The genomic region GGGTGGCCTCGTTGGCATACTCCCGCCCCCAGAAGGTCTCGGTCTTGAGATGCTCGATCTGGGTGGGTGTGGGGTTCTGGGCCATCATATGTTTGTAGGCCTCGATGAGAAAGCCGCCCGTGCCGCAGCAGGGATCGTAAACCGTGCCGCCCAGTTGCGGGTTGACCGTGCGCACGATGACGCGGATGATCTCGCGCGGGGTGAAGAACTGACCGCCGTCGTTGGCTTTTTCGCCCAGGCGGGGCAGCAGCCCTTCGAACGCCTGGGAAAGCAGGAAGATGTGCTGCTCGCTGATCTCGGCGCGGGTGAGGGCATCCACGCGATCCAGGGCATCCAGCAGGTTGGTTTCGCTCTCCAGGATGGTGCGCTCTTTGTTGGCAAAGATCATCCCGATCACCCGCTGGCGGTCGGTGGTGCCCGGACGGTGACTCAGTTCTCTCAGATAAGGGAACAGTTCGCCGTTGACGAATTCCAGGAAGGTGCCCAACGGCCCTTCGGTCAGTTCGCGGCGCTTCCAGCCGGGTTGAAAGCCGTCTTGTTGAAACAGGGGCAGCGGATTATCCGGCGGAGCGGCCCAGTCGCGCCAGCGGTAGGGCGGCTCGATGGAAGGGGTAAAGGCCGTGCCCAGCGCGCGGGCGCGAGCCTCTTCCTCCGCCTCCTTCTGGTCCAGGGCGTTGAGGAAGAGCATCCAGGTCAGTTCGGGGACGTAGAGCCGGGCGCCTTTGGCCTTATCGCGGCGCAGGATGTCGCAGATGCTCCACACGGCGCGATCCAGTTCGGCCTGGGTGGTGATTTTCGTTCCGTTGTTGTTCTTGCGGGCCATGCTCACTCCGAATCCATTGGTGGTTCAAACTCACCAAACACCTCATTCAACAGCGCCCCCGGCAGGGCGTTGATCGCCTCCAACTGCCGTTCGGCCGCGGCGCGCAGCCGCTGCACCTCGGCCATCTGCGCCTCCAGCCGGGCGACGATGGCGCGCTGGTCGGGGAGAGGCGGCAAAGGAAAAATAATCGCTTTAATGTGCTCTCGGCCAATTGCCCCAAATGTGCTACCGCTTCCTCTGCTGGCCAACTTGTCTTCGAGATGGCGCAGAACTACTAACAAGTAGTAAGTTAACAACAAGTTTCCTGGACGGATAGCAGCCAAGCCACGACCAATGCAACACCTTTCATTGGCAATATTGG from Chloroflexota bacterium harbors:
- a CDS encoding N-6 DNA methylase yields the protein MARKNNNGTKITTQAELDRAVWSICDILRRDKAKGARLYVPELTWMLFLNALDQKEAEEEARARALGTAFTPSIEPPYRWRDWAAPPDNPLPLFQQDGFQPGWKRRELTEGPLGTFLEFVNGELFPYLRELSHRPGTTDRQRVIGMIFANKERTILESETNLLDALDRVDALTRAEISEQHIFLLSQAFEGLLPRLGEKANDGGQFFTPREIIRVIVRTVNPQLGGTVYDPCCGTGGFLIEAYKHMMAQNPTPTQIEHLKTETFWGREYANEATPICLANMVLHDIDLPRIWHGNTLTGVATDGSLFEGAPMQFDYILTNPPFGSKEGKDAQAQFAFKTGKAQVLFLQHIIDSLAPGGTCGMVIDEGVMFHTKTAAFQQTKRKLLDECDLWCVISLPPNVFVNAGAGAKTNLLFFTKGRPTQRIWYYDLSDIKVTKRQPLTLEHFDDFFERLALDPDDPERISERSWYEDIETIRKKKYDLKAFNPNAPDNSDRRTPEELITIIQQSQREIEETLEALTRSLG
- a CDS encoding restriction endonuclease subunit S: MSSKKRAGAHRPLPPGWRWVRLGDSSIATIIMGQSPPGSTYTKDPVGLPFYQGAADFGELYPTPSVWCNAPIRIAEPGDVLLSVRAPVGPTNIANERCCIGRGLAAIRPGNLLLTYYLLVVLRHLEDKLASRGSGSTFGAIGREHIKAIIFPLPPLPDQRAIVARLEAQMAEVQRLRAAAERQLEAINALPGALLNEVFGEFEPPMDSE